In Deltaproteobacteria bacterium, the sequence GTGGAGCCTACCACGCGGCGCGACGGGCACGCTAAGCTGGCGGCTCGCATGACGGACGTTCGACGCATCGCAGTGCTGGTCTTCGAGGGTGTCGAGGAGCTCGACTTCGCCGGTCCGTGGGAGGTGCTGTCGGCCTGGGCCGAGCAGTTCCCCGACGATCGGGTGCAGACCTTCACGATGGCGCCGGTCGCGGGCGAGATCCGCTGCGCAAAGGGACTGCGCGTGGTCGCCGATCACACCCTCGCCGACGCGCCCCACGCCGAGCTGCTGGTGTTCCCCGGCGGGCGCGGCACGCGGCCGATGCTGCAGGACGCGACCATGCTGGCGTGGGTGCGCGAGCAGGCCGCCCGCGGCACCATCATCGCCAGCGTGTGCACCGGTGCGCTGGTGTTGGCGAAGGCCGGCCTGCTCGACGGTCGCCCGGCCACCACACACCACGGCTCGCTGGCGCTGCTGCGCGAGCTCGGCCGCGACATCGACGTGCAGCCCGAGGCGCGCTTCGTCGACAACGGCGCGGTGCTCACGGCCGCCGGCGTCTCGGCCGGCATCGATCTCGCGCTGCACCTGGTCGCGCGACTGCACTCCCGCGAGCGCGCCCAACAGGTGCGCCGGTACATCCAGTACGATCCGCACCCGCCGGTCTGAAACCGCTGCGACGACGATGGCGTCGCAGGCCCGTTGTAGGGTCGCGGCGACTGGCCATGCCGATGCGTCCTCACCCCCCACTCGCCCTGTGCGCCGCCGGGCTCGCGACCCTGCTCGCGGCGTGCCCCCGTGGCACCGACACGGCCACGCCCACGCCGACCACCGCCGCGGCAACGCGGCCCAAGCTGGTGGTGCTGGTGGTGATCGACCAGCTGCCGAGCTGGTCGTTCGATCGCGATCGCGACGACCTCGCGGGCGGCATCGCCGGGCTGCTCGATCGCGGCGCGCTGTGGCCCAAGGCCCGCTACCCGTACGCGACCACGAACACCGCACCGGGCCACGCGACCATCGGCTCGGGCACCACGCCGTCGGAGCACGGCATCATCGCCAACCGCTGGTACGTCGAGGGCCAGCGCGTCGGCGTCGATCGCGACGACGCAGTGGCGCAGTTCGGCGTCGTCGACGGCGCGCGTCACCGCGGCGGCGCCTCGGCCCACCACCTGCAAGTGCCCGGCATCGCGGATGCGCTGCATGCCGCGGCGCCGGCGGGCAAGGCGGTCGCGATCGCGTGGAAGCCCCGCGCGGCGGTGTTGATGCTGGGCCAGCACCCCGATCTCGCGCTGTGGTTCGACGCCGAGCAGGGCGCGATGACGACCAGCACCGCCTATGCCGATCGGCTGCCGGCCTGGGTTGCCCCACTCGCCGCGGCCCACCCACCGTCGGCGTTGCTGCAGCCGTGGCACGCCGACGATGCCGAAGCACTGGCGCGCATGACCGGTCGCGGCGACGACCAGGACGGCGAGGGCGACCCCGCGGGTCTCGGCGCCCGCTTCCCCCACGATCCCAGCGCCTCG encodes:
- a CDS encoding DJ-1/PfpI family protein, producing MTDVRRIAVLVFEGVEELDFAGPWEVLSAWAEQFPDDRVQTFTMAPVAGEIRCAKGLRVVADHTLADAPHAELLVFPGGRGTRPMLQDATMLAWVREQAARGTIIASVCTGALVLAKAGLLDGRPATTHHGSLALLRELGRDIDVQPEARFVDNGAVLTAAGVSAGIDLALHLVARLHSRERAQQVRRYIQYDPHPPV